DNA sequence from the Xyrauchen texanus isolate HMW12.3.18 chromosome 35, RBS_HiC_50CHRs, whole genome shotgun sequence genome:
TGCAGAGGAGGACTTATAGCTCCCAGAATCATGTCAATCCTGTCTGCCTGTATGTCTGGAGCAACACTAGCTAGCCACTACTGCTAACAAGCTAACGAAACGTGACAGATTACATTATGGCCAAGACATAGATAAACTCCTTCACAAACGATAAAACTAACGTTGCTCTCCACGTTATCAGCTCCGCTGGCTGCGAACTTGAAATACGGTCGATATTTAGACGTGACAAACTAAAGCGGAATTATGTTTCCTGACAGCCCGCTGGCGTTGCTATGGCACCCAGTCCTCGACAGATGCCGTCTGGCAATGTAAACCGTCCCGATCCGAGCACAGTTACCTGACCTAAATGTCACTTTCCGCGAACGACACGTTTTGATTTTATACGTCGAGTATTTTTCTTACCTGACGATCGACTGTGGTGGAAATTGTTATACAGCAGAAGCGCCGTTTGTTGTCTCTGGCGAAGGCAGCATCTCCGGGATCTTTTACTTGAAAGCCCAAACAACTTCCGGGCCTTTGCTGGGATACAGGCCCGAATAACCTATAATCGAAAAGTGCCTCGCAAATCCATTATCAACAGAGATTATCGAATGCATCGATTCGACCTGTAACTATAAAGAAATAGACAAATTGCATCTCTAGAAACGTCTTGAATTTCATTCAAAACtagatgtttttattattattattataataacactTATTTTATAGTATTATTCTTAATACTTGTCTATTTATGGGAATTTTGCTGAACTTTTGAGAATGGCACAATAACGTTCAGATAATATTAGCCTATTAGTAGTATTTATACTGctataattgttttatataatatGAGACACTGAGAAATAAGGGTTTCTTATGTgataaaaatgataaatattttaatgagaatgaGAGTTTAAAATGCGTATGTCAAGTTCGTAGACATGCCATTTTTGTGTCcctgtttgtttaattttttttttaaacatttatataattttctacaaaaacaaatttaagGGTTTTGTCAATGTCAATTGGTGTAAACTTCAAGAAAATTTATTAAAAggttttaaaatactttccttgcgtCTTGAATGCACGTGAGTGTAACAACATTATACATTTTGTCAAAtgcttgtttaaaaataataataataattgaaaagaaaaaatgtactatttgtgcaaacatttttttcttcttcaagaatttcagcttgtAATGacacttatttatttacttactgtatataattttgCTGTCTTTGTATGTTTCAccactttaaactcagaaattgTAAACATATTAAACTTAGTAGAGGTGTTCTGTGTGAATTGctttattaatgcattttttaaataacataatagatccacacacacacacacacacacacaccaaaagatTAGTGTCAGATTATTGACCCTTACACTATAATTATATTCAAATTCTATTTTTATCCAAATCCTCTCATTATCAGTTTAGAGCCATTGAGAAATAAAAAGAAGGCCTGCCATTAGTATAGCCTGGTGTAAATAGTATTAGCTAAATATTGAATATCATAGTAAATTAaacctaacaataaacaatataatttGGCTTTTTATTAACCTGCTTAGTATTGACAATTTTCTGAGAAATGCATTCCCACTAACAgttattattttgtgcattacaATATAAAACAAACCCTGTATTATACGTAATGTTGCCACAAGATGGCAGCGAAAACTTAATAATCCTCCATGGATAGATTTGAGGGAGAAAGTGATTTCTCTGAATAAAtgtgaaaaactgttttgtttagaaatattcacattttatttatttattttacaccagGTTGACTTTGTGCAAAAACCCTGTAGATCTTAGGTATGTGTAAATTAAATCTAAGCACCCCAAAAGGTAAGCTCTTCCTCAGATGATCATGCTCGTCGTTGTGGTTTATGTCTCTGAAGAAGTATCTCATATGCCTCCTGAATCTGAATAAACATCTGTTGTGCCTCTGCTTGTTGCTTGGGGTTGTGGTCTGGATGCCACACTTTAGCCAGTTCCCTATAGCTACGTGTGATCTCCTCCATAGATGCCTCTTCAGGCAATGACAGTATCTGATTGTAAGAACATTTTATAATGACAATGATATATGAATTACAACAGTTGCATCATgcacattctttattattttctttttgtttaaatgaTATTTACTGGAAAGAAAAGGCTATAAATGTAgtgaaaatatttggacacttaggaCAAACTTGAATAaacataaatgtgtttacatcTTATGACAAAATAGTAAACAAATTGGCTTTTGTTTTCTaacaaataataagaataaaaaagacatttgttaggttcaaaattaaataaatatatataattagcaCTCACCGTCAGTGCCTCCATTTCTTTTTTACTATACTCATTAAGAAGTATTTCTAGCACCTTCCTCCAGCTGTCCTCGTAGAAACTCCCTCCTGTCAGAGAACAAAGTAGACGATATGGCAACAACAGAAAATACTCCAGCAGTCCTCTGAGCCAGGGTAGGAACCAGAAAAAATCAAGCAGGGCTGCTATACAGTCTGATATGTAGTACAATGTGGCTGTGGTGTTATGAAAAACACAGTATCCCAGCGGACCAGAGAAAGCCAGAACACCTAAACTCAGACGATACAGACGAGGCCCTTGGGAAAACAGTAACACAAATTCAGTTAATTACACAATCAAGACAGTGGCATAGCCAGAAACAACAGATGTGCCAAGAGAACACTGGGTGTGCAAATACTAAAGCACAATTAAGTGAAATATAATCAAAATGACCATTAACAACCATTGCATCAATTTATTTTTGGCTATAATTTTTCAATTTTCATCTGCCTACTTTGGCTTGCATCTACCAAGTGAAAGATGATATTGTGCCATAGTACCATAGAGTTTGATTGAACGCATAGCCTTTGATATTAACAACAATATGGGAAGCGTTTTCTcctccttttaaaagttgataggCCTATTTAGTTTGCTTAATATGATtggttgtattttattatttgcatttaggtTTTTTTCCTCctcctgtaatttttttttttttttgcgtcaTAACCCACCAGTGGAGAACCACTGCTGTATGTTACAAGAAGACGTGCAcagttgtgtgtgtctgtgaggtgGGGGAGGAATCACATTGTAGAAGATAGGCCTATGACTCAATACTATAAGGAAGGTTTTTAAAATACCATACATTGACAGATATTAAAATGTGCTTATGCACAGTGTGTCTCACCCAGTGGCTCTGGCGGAGATCCAGCAAGCTGAGCCGGTTTGATCGTGCTGTGTTGTGCAGCGGTAACACTTGCAGCTATACTGATAGGCAGAGGAGAGAGACTGCTGCCATAGAAGATGGAAGAGGTGATGATACATGTAATGAGGGTCTTCTGCAGGTTAGAGGTCTGCTGGCCAACGGAGGACACCAGGTGCACACCTGCACCTATGCTCAGTGGCAGCACAAGGATGTAGAAAAAACTAAGAGAGCTAAGGCTTATTAAAGCAACCGTGCCAAAGTAAATGCCAACACAAACCTGACCAGTAAACCGAATCAGGCCAATTGATGGTGGATTCACATGGCGACGTCTAACTCGGACTTCCTCTGCTCCTTTGTTGGCATCACTCACGTATGATGGAATACGGAAGAACTCCCTTAGCCAGCCAATGCCAAAGCCGCCC
Encoded proteins:
- the dnajc22 gene encoding dnaJ homolog subfamily C member 22; the encoded protein is MAKKLMITYALWAMGGPLGLHHIYLGRDSHALLWMLTLGGFGIGWLREFFRIPSYVSDANKGAEEVRVRRRHVNPPSIGLIRFTGQVCVGIYFGTVALISLSSLSFFYILVLPLSIGAGVHLVSSVGQQTSNLQKTLITCIITSSIFYGSSLSPLPISIAASVTAAQHSTIKPAQLAGSPPEPLGPRLYRLSLGVLAFSGPLGYCVFHNTTATLYYISDCIAALLDFFWFLPWLRGLLEYFLLLPYRLLCSLTGGSFYEDSWRKVLEILLNEYSKKEMEALTILSLPEEASMEEITRSYRELAKVWHPDHNPKQQAEAQQMFIQIQEAYEILLQRHKPQRRA